The following DNA comes from Hemibagrus wyckioides isolate EC202008001 linkage group LG05, SWU_Hwy_1.0, whole genome shotgun sequence.
CTCGGCCATTGCATTAGACACCTGAAAGACAgcgcaaaagaaaaaaaatatgactaCAAACACCATTTCTGAGGAAGGCAACACAAGTAAAACACAGAGTAAACTGGAGTtactttaacattttatttgtggaaaaaaaggatCCAAAAATCTACTGTTCTAAACATAGTTGAACTAGTTTACCTTGTTTATCTAGCTAGATTACCTCGATTAGCATTCTGCACAAAATTACTCTACGCTTAAGGTTATAAAATGTgcttgttcttttggctgctcagTTTGGGATCGCCAAAGCGGATAATTTGGTCCGCACGTTTCGaattggcacaggttttacacacactacaaatacTGCAACTGAACTaaaatgcccttcctgacgcaaccctcccattgaATCTGGGCTTGGGATAGGCattggctgggttagcgccctgcccgggaatcgaaccagagccgtggcaatgagagcatgggatcctgccacAGGACCACCAAGACGCTACGCTTAaggttataaaataaaaaacccacaaaatatCATAGTTCTTCTAGTAGATTTGTCAAATAGTCAGTCACTAATTGGCCTAGTCTAATACAAGCTAATAATttctttaaatgtattattctaGCAGCATAAACAATACAAGATTCATTCGTGTTATTAGTTTATTTGATTAaacttacatttaaaaataaattatctgtatttttatattacttttCTACATTTTCAGATATCttacttaaaataataatttcatttattaaaagcaAATGAATATTCATCATTTTCTATCTGCCGTTTCATTATTCTCACCACTAGAtggaacacaaacacaaatatcaGTAAAATGTGCTGTAATATCCTGGATTAAAATCTGATCCAGCAGGTAAACCTGTGTCAGAACAACAGAAGTAAATATAAGCTTAAACACTAAATGTTTAATGTCCGGCTAGTGTTTCAGGAATGTAGACATTGAGACTCCCTTTAGGAGGTCACATGGTAATTACACAGTGCTTTACATTACCTGTTTTTCGACCTCTTCTGTGATCTTCTTGATCTTACTCTTGCAGTCCTGGGTGAGCAGGTCCAGCTGCTTATCGATGAACTCCAGACGGTCCTCCCGCTCTTCTTTTGTTTCCATGCAGTGGATCCTGAAACATCAGGCAAAATGACTTATTTTACAGAACAGGATCTAGATTAATTTTACAGCTTATGACTGCATCGACGCATGTaaagacaaaatattttaaacctcTACTTATTTCCATATACACTCAGTGGACCAATGTAAACTTGGATACAAGTTCGGTTAGATTTCCGACAATCTCCTAAGATAATCTAAAAGGCATGAAAACCACATTTTCTCCATCATGTAGAGCAACTTGTACAGTGTTGCAGTGCCTGTGCCTTCCAGATCACAAGAAACACTTTACTAATTATCCTGGATATTTTGAATATTGGGTTACTCTTGTTTATTCTTGGGTTACGTCTGATTTGAGAGCCTGGTCAGATCATATAACTGCCGATGTGTAGTGTTTAATTTCACACCTCTGCTCTTGGGCTGCCACATGCACTGAGTCCATGATAAGTCGTAAGGCTTCGGAGATCTGCTTGGCTCGAACGGTGTGCTGCTCAAACTTTGTCTTTACTGCTGACTGGGAGATGCACTCCTACAATCACACAAATCAATGATTTTCAAACTGTCAATTCTCCATCGAAATGTTGTTTTCTAGCGTCAGATGCTACCAAGTACCTACTTCAAAACGCCTCTCAAAGTTCTGAAACTCGAACATCCGAGCTTGAAAGCCTTCAGCCAGTGCACCTCCTGCATTGCAGTAAAAAAGACATAAGGGGTCAATGGACTGGTAAAACAATTGTGTACACTTATTTAACTTTATATTCTTCATGtacatgttatttgtgatcTTTAGTGGTTTATAAATTGTACAGGCCACGTAAAATCTTGTTTATTACATATGTACAAGTTGTGGTTTACCTGCTTCAGGCATGCCCTGGGCCTTCTGCACACGCGCCTGCAGCACCTCTTTAGCGGACACAAAGAAAATTCGGTCGCTGGCCTGCGCTCGGTCCACCACTCCCAGTTCATCTACCAGGAAACTGGTGCAGCGATCCATGTGCTGCCGGcgaacctgaaacacacaacaaGCTTCACAATCACATACTGCTGTGTAAACCAACAgcaatataaaaatatgcagCAATTTTTTAAGATTATaccccgatcaggcataacattatgaacactgccaggtgaagtgaataacactgattatctcctcatcatggcacctgttagtgggtgggatatattaggcagcaagtgaacattttgtcctcaaagttgatgtgttagaagcaggaaaaatggacaagagcgagtttgacaagggccaaattgtgatggctagacgactggatcagagtgtctccaaaactgcagctcttgtgggggtgttcccggtctgcagtggtcagtatctatcaaaagtggtccatggaaggaacagtggtgaaccggtgattGGGTCACGGGCAGCCAATGCACgtgtggagcgaaggctggcccgtgtgatccgatccaacagacgagctactgttgctcaaattgctgaagaagttaatgctggttctgacagaaaggtgtcagaatacacagttcatgacgggtcagggctgttttggcagcaaaagagggaccaacgcaatattaggcaggtggtcataatgttatgcctgattgttgTAAATCCAGTTGATGTTCACATCTGAGCCTTTATTCCATCAAGCCAACACAAGCACCACAGCCATTTCCTAACTCTCTAACATGGTAAGAGGTACAAAGCAGATGCAAATAATTTCCCTCTATTCAAATGACTTGGTAATACAGCGCCATGAAGACATACTGACATTTGAATAGAAGTAGGGTTACAAGACATGAGTCATTCCGCCATACCTCCTCCATGTACTCTGGCTCGCTGGCTGATGCGTCCCAGCGGTTGTTCAGGATGAAGATGTTAGGGCTCGAGAGTCGCTCGTTCACCTTGTGAAAAAATGATTTCTCCTACAAAGAGAATAACataaacagagagaatgagactgCTCACTTCTGCCTCATTTTACTGCTTTAGTAAGTCCTAAACTTTATACCAAACTGTTTCATCAAAATAAGGCTCAAGCAGATGGTTATTTTGTAAGAGTTAAGTTGCCAGACATTCCTTGAACACCCATGGCATACCACACGCCCACCCAGGGTAAGTCAGTGCAAAATGTATTTGCCTGGGCTGGAAGTGGTTGGGCTGCTCTAGTGTCAATGCTTAGTAGGTCATCAGTGGTGATGAAATTTTACCGTTTGCATCAGCGTAGACTCGGAATTGGCCACTAGCACAAAAACGTCAGCATCCAGGCAAAACTTGTCAATCCAGCTATCTAGCTCTGTGGTGACATCAATGCCTGGGCTGGAGAAAGGAGGAGAATACATCATGCTCTGATCTGTACAGTGTTACATAGTAATCAGTCATGATTCTCCAAAACAAGTGACTGAGGTATATATCATTCAGATTATACTGTCCAATAAATACAACAATACccatgtaaatgtgtgtgtgtgtgtgtgtgtgtgtgtgtgtacctgtccaCCAGGACAAGGTCATCCCGCAGTAAAGCGCACTTAGCTTTAGGCCACATGACACACACCAAACTGCCCGCATCCAGCTCCTGGTCCTGATGCAGGGCATGGGCCAGCTGGTTCACtgtctgcaaacacacacacacacacacacacacacacataaagccTACATGTACACACAGCTCTTTTGATGTCTCtattacattaacattaatatgaTATTGCACAGAGATGcagatttcatttacacagtgcAGCGTTGTTTAATTTTctctgcatattttttttacttgaaacCTAAATAAAGGAAGTTTCACTATTTCATAGGAAACAGTTTGCAGATTAAAATGGCATGAGGATGACTTCCTTGGCTTGTTAAATCATTAAATCTTCGGGAAGAGACAGCAGACAGACTACAGCTCAGCTCAGCACAGTACAGGCAGCGCATTGAAATGAGATAAAAGCCCTGACGTCTGGGTAAATCAGGGGAAAACCAGCACAGGCAGCTTAGCAGGAAGGATCTGCACTGTGTGTCGAGTTAAACACATCCTTTCCTAACACAATACACTCAGTTGTTCACAGGCATTCACGGTCATTCTTCTCCAAGATGGTTCATTCTGTGTTAATATTCTAATTACTCGTTTTAAAATCCTCCCACTTAAAAATGTCCCCATAACCCTTTTGGAGTCAAAATACTTTGCAAAGGCAGGAGACATCTGAGAGATTAGTAGAGGAAGTCCTCTGTGGTGTGAAACATGAGGCTATTTTTAGACCTCTTCATGACCGAGAGCTTTGTAATGCATCTGTGTTTATCATTATTCTGTACGTTATGCAGAGCAGCAAAGCAGACATGGGGTACGTGACTAAAGGggtgtgtgctagtgtgtgtgtgcgcgagaaaGTACCCACACTACCATCAGGAGCTTGTGGCTCATTACGGCTGTGCTATATTTAGATGATAAGAGCGATGTGATCTGGAGCAACAAATTATGCCAAATCTCTGCATGTAATTCAAATATCACAGGCAGCTGCTtacttgaataaaaaaaaaaaccatacacATTGTCAAACTGCACAGATTTCTCAGTTGACACCTAGAACTTTCTCATGCCTTTCAGTGCAACACGTGAAGTCATGAGACCAGAGCTCAGATAGCGAAAAACGAGCATGTGGCCCTGTGACAGCTGGCAATGTAGACCTCCATGCTCACGTAGCACTAATTATAGGTTAACTGGATGAGGCTGCAGCAAACAGATAAAGGTCCAACCGTTTCACATCTCTTAGCTTACATAAGTTTGGTCAAAGCTGTCTACAACCAGTAAGCTTCAAGAAATAATCAACACTATTCTCTAATCACACTTTTCAAAtatggtcccccttttgctgccaaaacagccctgacccatcatgcacctttctatcagaacttcttcagcaatttacgcatggatcggaccacacgtgtcagccttcgctcctaacgtgcatcaatgagccttggccgcccatgaccctgtcgccagttcaccactgttccttccttggaccacttttgatagatactgaccactgcagaccaggaacaccctaccagagctgcagttttggagatgctctgatccagttgtctagcaatcacaatctggcccttgtcaaactcgctcaaatccttatgcttgcccatttttcctgcttctaacacatcaactttgaggacaaaatgttcacttgctgcctctaatatatcccacccactaacaggtgccatgatgaggagatcatcagtgttattcacttcacctctcactgctcataatgttatgcctgctttGTATATGAACAATTACACATGCTCCTATGTTTTGTGCATCCATTATTCAGCAAGTTAATATAGATATGGAAACATTATAAGGAgcacataaatataaaccttGCATCTGAAAATTTCTGCTCAATCTGCTGTTATAGAAGATTATTCAACACCTTCTAAGCAATCACTGCTCAGATATATGAGCTTTTAAGAAATTTTGCTGTGATGTCTTTTCACGCTAGCtttttgtaaacaaattaaGCGTGTGGTGCCAAGCTGAGAACTCAGTTGTGATCGGGTAAAGAACAAGACCCATTAGTTAAGCAATTATGATTCATTCACAAACTATATGCTTCTCATTCATCAGTGGAGCAGGAATTAAATTTAGCTAGGGAACGCTGAAAAAGACTTCAGAGGGTTCAAAAGGTTCTGCATTATAGTGAGAATACTACTATCAGATCTCTAAAGTAACAGAGAGATACTCACTTTAACactcttcttttcttctgatcCTTCTGTGAGCAGAAACGCGTCGTTGCCGTCGGTCCCCTCGACCCGCAGGAAGCAGTTGGTGGTGTGGCCGATGCCGGATGGTAGCACTTTGTCCCACAGCATGGCGTTGATCACTGAGCTTTTGCCGTTGCTTGTCCTTtatgtacaaaataaaatcaggggcttttccacacacacacacaagctataAACTCCAACAGCATTAAGAAGCTACTAATGCAAAACCAGTCAGCCAGAGAAAAGCTGTTAAAAACAGGTAAAAATTGACCTGCATCACTCCACATTTATACATATCCCAGTGTCACAGGAAGTCCTATATGACCAGTTAAGCATTACCAAACACTCAGAGAAAATggagtaaaatataaataaaaaccaatACAATTTCTTCTAGGGGTACCAAGATTTTAATCACATATTCCCCCTTAGGGTAAATGTACTTAGAAATGATACATTAATTAAGGACAAATACatttttctaatatatttttccctttttttaacCATAAATGCCAATCATTGTAGAGCTGACAGTACATAGGTGTTTATCAGATCTGGGAAACAAAGCAGCAGATGTTGTGTTACACCCTTGTGCTCTCTTTCTCCAGTAAGCATGCATCTTGGCTGCGTTATGAAATATTTGAACTCAACCACACCCTGAGCAACAAATGTTCAGATGTTCTCAGCATGTGTCTGAGCCTGTGTGTCCATGCCCAGTCATTAATGAGCAAATAAAGAGCAAAGAGACACTTGAGCATGCAAGTTCGTGTTGGGAACTGAACGTGACCACGTACCTGCCAAAAAACACCACTTTCATGTGTCTGCGGGACAGCACCTCACCGATCCCTGCCACCTTGGACAGGTAACCCCGTACCTCCCCCACCTGCTCCTCTGTAGTGACTGGATCCAGCTCCTCATTGCTGTGAGTCTCTGTTacacaaatacaacacaaataTGATCGATCAGCATGACTCCAGTCCAGAGAAGCTCTGTTATTAACCCAAGCTAAAAATATCTGCTTCATGCTGTTATAGATACAGGACAATTAATGCACTTCTATAAAGGTTGTTCTAACTGTTTCTCAAACATCATAACATACTAAGGGTTTGTATTAACTGCAGCCAGCATCCACATTTTACATAACTGTCATCaaaagaaatgcagaaatgttacttgcatttttcatttctggcatttggcagacatccttatccagagcgacttacaatttatctcattttacacaactgagcaattgagggttaagggccttgttcagagggccagcagtggcagcttgttggacATGGGActtgaacccacaaccttctgatcagtagtccaacaccataaccacttaagctaccacatccccatgtTATGAATGAGAATACAAATTTCTATACAAGTGAAGTAGCCCGTTTCTGCTCTTTACTAAAGGTCTGatcccaaatcacatacttatgcactattcGGCATCATTATGttgcataaataaatagtgtGAATAGAGTGTTCATGCTTTACTTATGTAGTGGAAGAGTGGTGGGtggaaaacattttcaaaatggCCGACGACATCttttacaaatgtcttttaaataagCCCATGTTGTGATTTACTTTTAATCATACTCACAAATGCACCGTATTCTGCTAAAGCAAGCGGCATTGCTAATACTTCAGTTTAGTACAAAACTGTTGATGTTCCATTTGAGAGGATACCCTTCGAAAAAATCATACACTAGACAGTACAGGATGTAGTGTACGTAATGCAAGTGCGTAGCATacaatgtctgtctgtgtcgcTCCTTAGGAAGTAAAACGATAACACCCCTCTGGTCAATTTATAACCTTTCTTCTGTCAGAACAATCAATCAATGATCTTTCAAAAGCCTCACAATCTTAGAATTGTTAAACATTGACTgacatccaacatcagtgtttaACATTCCTGGAGCCATGTTTACCAGCATTGTGAAATAACAGAGCTAATGCATGACTGAGGATGTGCTTCGGTCAGAATTATGACACATCTGCGAGCACTTACCTTCCAGAAAGCTCGAGCTCTCTTTGATGTAGGCCCCGAGCTGCTCAAAAATGCCGTTGATTTTCTTCTTGGCGGTGACGAAGTGCTTGAGCGGGGAAGCGTTCACCTCCGCCATGAGTCGCTTGTCCTTTTTGCCGACTGCACTGGTGTTGGGCCGCAGGAAAACTAGAGACATTGCCCTGAAGCCACAGAGAGAAGAGCAAATGCAACTTAAAATACAGTTGTGTGATGGATTTGGGAAATAATGTAGAAGAATCACCAGCCTGCCTAGAAAATACATCAGGAAGTGCTGAAAAGCTTCCGTTACAGAAAATAatttaacaccttctgaccaatcagaataaaaCCTCAACTACATTGTGatataaaacacatttcaaacaCTCCTTACCTGGCAACTGTGTAGACACTGGCTAAACATCGCACTGAAAGACCAGTTCACCCCCTCTAATGCTATTTTTGGTTTTAACCTACACCCATTTTAAGCATTTACGAAACTAAAAAGCCAATCACATGACACAGAGCAGggttaaataaaacactaaacgCATCCTACATATCAGAATAGCCCCGGTAAACAGAAGTCAGCTTATTGTCCACACTCGCAATGTTTGCATACAGCCTGCACATGTTTGTAGAGAGCTGAGTGTGTGAAATCCTGCATGCATCcaatacaacacaaacaaacgTCTGGTTAAAAGTCATTCCTATTGTGTCTATTGTAAGGAGAAGTTCCCAGATGGacttgtttgcttgcttgctcaTGTTGTAATGCTGTGGTTGGAGtatactaataaataaaaaaattaatagaaTTTAGGTAAATTAAGATGACATGAACAATGATACACTATTGTGTATCAttagtgctgaggcttgaaccccaatcctccatTCTATGAACCAGAGACTGGCCAAGGACAAAGTATATgacttgcactctctctctctgtgctagGACAGAAATGATTAAATTGTGTTGATAAAATAAGAGCTCTGCCAATGTCAACAGAAGACTGATCACTTACACAGTTACGCGCGAGGTTGACAGATATGCTGGACGACATGCACGCCACAGAAAGTCACCTTGAGCGCACACACTGAACTTTAAGTTGCTGCACACAGGGATCAGATCCTGAAGCTGAAATTAGTGACTCCCTCTACACTAGGTACTTGAAGTAGGGCTGTATAATATGATGTAGAATTATCAGGCTGTAAATTAATATTATCACAGAGTGACTcaatatttgtttacatttctgtctgCACATCATATAATTCACTTGCCTCAATCGATTTGTTTGTGTGCTGTTACAGATAGGTAGACTAAGTACCTGACCTCTGTACTATTTTGTTGCCAAATCCTGGGCTCTTGCAGGTCTAACTGGAGATTTCTATCCATTTATACTGCTATGTTCAGgttaaaacagacacacacttgtCTTGATTTGTAGATACAAGTCATTTTTGAATATTCCAGTGCGTCAGGAATATTTTAAAGGGGCACAAAAGCAAGAAACTAAGCatgcaaaaatataaatacataagtaTTACTGATGTGTGCTCTAAGGCAGTGTATGATAGCACGTCGATCATAGAAATAAACTAAtggtataataataaaacaggtTCATATTGGTCTTAGACTTACCTTGGAGTACTACAAGCAGCTTGCTATAAAAAATGTGTCCTGTAGCGTTAATAGTCGCCAGTGGGGCAGCGCAGTGACCGCTCAGAGTTAGATCAGCGGTCAAACATCACCATAGTGAGAAAAGCTAGCTTAAAAACATCAACCACTTATAAATCTTTACACAGCATCATTATCTGATTACAGTCTGATAACCTCGACTCGCAGATCAATCTTATGGGAGTTAACAGGAAgtagaaacaaaaacaagtccAATGTCAATGTCACACAAGACACTGCTC
Coding sequences within:
- the mfn2 gene encoding mitofusin-2; this encodes MSLVFLRPNTSAVGKKDKRLMAEVNASPLKHFVTAKKKINGIFEQLGAYIKESSSFLEETHSNEELDPVTTEEQVGEVRGYLSKVAGIGEVLSRRHMKVVFFGRTSNGKSSVINAMLWDKVLPSGIGHTTNCFLRVEGTDGNDAFLLTEGSEEKKSVKTVNQLAHALHQDQELDAGSLVCVMWPKAKCALLRDDLVLVDSPGIDVTTELDSWIDKFCLDADVFVLVANSESTLMQTEKSFFHKVNERLSSPNIFILNNRWDASASEPEYMEEVRRQHMDRCTSFLVDELGVVDRAQASDRIFFVSAKEVLQARVQKAQGMPEAGGALAEGFQARMFEFQNFERRFEECISQSAVKTKFEQHTVRAKQISEALRLIMDSVHVAAQEQRIHCMETKEEREDRLEFIDKQLDLLTQDCKSKIKKITEEVEKQVSNAMAEEIRRLHVLVDDFHMDFHPSQVVLKVYKNELHKHIEEGLGRNMSERCSNAISAALNSTQSEMMDGLKPLLPTSVREQVDKMVPRQCFSLCYDLNCDKLCSDFQEDIGFHFSLGWTMLVNRFLGPKNTRRALMGYNDQVPRPLAITPVGTAMPPFPQGSMTQEELMVSMVTGLASLTSRTSMGIIVVGGVIWKAVGWRLIALSVGLYGLLYVYERLTWTTKAKERAFKRQFVDYASEKLQLIVSYTGSNCSHQVQQELAGTFNQLCQQVDVTRQQLEEDIQDMNCKIEQLDTLQSKAKLLRNKAGWLDSELNMFTQQYLHQSR